The window ATCCCTGCGAACACTATTGCTACTGCATAATCACCGCGCTGCAGTTCTGCCGCCACTTCCACAGTCCTGTGAAGGCCCGCGATTCCGCAGTCAAAAAAGCTGTCGTGTTTGCATTGCAGGATTTCCAGAATCGCCTCTGTTTCAGCAGCCACTCTAATGTCTGATGAGCCGCCAGTGACGATTGCCGCTTTCAGCGGGAGATCGGAAAAACTGCTTTTCCACTTAAGCGGCACTATTGACAAAATCTCCGCATCGCCCCAGTACTTTGGCTTAATACCGGGCGGTATCCTCTTCAGAACTGCTCTCGTGACTGCTGCGCTTCTGGATTTGCCGATTTTCGATACGATTACCGGTTCACCCGATTCGACGACCCTGATGCATATCTCTGTCAGCTGCCTAACGCTTTTGCCGGAGGAAAAGACTATTTCGGGAAAACCTTTCCTGTAAAAACGCGAAATATCA of the Candidatus Sysuiplasma jiujiangense genome contains:
- the larB gene encoding nickel pincer cofactor biosynthesis protein LarB; the protein is MRKNRYLNDYTLAIGKAVKYDISRFYRKGFPEIVFSSGKSVRQLTEICIRVVESGEPVIVSKIGKSRSAAVTRAVLKRIPPGIKPKYWGDAEILSIVPLKWKSSFSDLPLKAAIVTGGSSDIRVAAETEAILEILQCKHDSFFDCGIAGLHRTVEVAAELQRGDYAVAIVFAGMEGALASVITSLVDIPVIGVPVSTGYGFGGSGIAAITSMLQSCIPGLTVVNIDNGVGAAASAVAIMNLFAGRPKRRPGSDINETAQA